The sequence cCTGCAAAACGCCTTCCACCCGGTGTTATACGCCCTGGTCGTGTTTCATGAAAGGGACTTGGATATCAAAGCGTGGGCCGTCTCAAGGTGACTGGTCACGCTAGTATTAACGACTCGTGAGGAGGGACGGTAGCGCCCGCTGCacctgcctctggcatgacctgcaaGAAAAGGGGGAATTAGCCCTCGACAAGGcgtcagcagccacatttttgcgAGCCTGGCACGTGCGCACTATTAACATGGAAATGGTACTGTAGGGAGAGTTGCACTAATCGTATCAAGAGACACATGACATGAGATAACTTGGATAACCCACTATTTACAATGTCTACCACTGCGGTATTGTCAGTCACAAACAAAACAGAACGAGTTGCCCAACGACTGCCCCATACGTGGGCGGCTACCACAATGGGGTACAGTTCGGACAGTGCCGAGGTCTGGAGGAAACCTGGGATCTGTCTCACCTCGGCAGGCCATTCGTCTGcgaccagggccggattaagagcatcatgggcctggtgctgaggattttgctgggcctttttatggaaatatatacataatatataaaATCAAAACGCAAAGCATTTGTATTAAGACAAATGAAAATTTTTTATTACCATTAAAGTGCCATAATAGAAACGGATCTAaaaggtttctttttttttgtaaacagTAGGAAACCAGTTAATTAAATAAAGCCATAATAAATACAACATTCAAAACAagcattttttataaatagaacgtAAACCATATAAACAAATTAAATATAATTGTATGATAACAGTGCAGAGTGTAACAAACACAAACACAGGGTTATTCACTCAACCCCAAACTCCATTTTAACCTAAAACGAATCAAACAGCCAGATTATAATTAAACTACACATTTGCTTTTCTTGCCTTCTTGCTTGCAAATTCTTCAATTGTAGTATCAAGATTCAGCTCATTCAGCAACCCATTTTCAATGCATAATAGAGAGAGTGCATTTAAACGCTCCTGACCCATTGAAGATCTCAGTTCATTTTTCACACGTTTTAATGTTGAAAACGAACGCTCACCACTGCAGTTGCTGACCATTAAACACAAATACATGCGGAGGGTCACATGTGTGTTTGGAAATGCACCGACTAGGGATTGTGTGACCAGAAACTTGTACATTTGTAGTTCTTGACTTTCATTAATGACTTTTTTTGCAGAGGAAGACTGGTAAATTTTGAAAAGAGAGGCAAACTGTACAATTTCATCTGCAAACAAGGGGTCAAGATCTTCAGGATATTGTGTCACTAGTGTTCTGGCTTTTGAGCATAGACCATCTGTTGCTAGAGTGCACATTTCTAACAGCAAGCCAAATCTTTCCTGAATGACGCTGTATGCTGCTTGTCTGTGCCTCAGTGATTCTGTCAGTTGGTCAATAATAAGATAAAAGGTGttcactttaaacttttcagatGGTGTCATATCAGCATCAGCATCTTCTGCATCACCATAGTCCCACTTCTTATTTCTTTTAATTTTCCTCCCACGTTGTAGCTGGTACTCATCGCAGCAGGTAATATCTTTGCCCTGCTGTTCAAATTCAGAGAATTTAGAACGCAGAGACTGAACAAAATCCTTCAGAGAATTCAGCATGCCTGTTGCTGTATGCAAGTCTAATTTTCCATCTTGGAGACTCTGACTGGTTCTGTGAAACCTGGGTAAAATTACAGACCATATTTCAATCATTATTCCTGTTTCCAGCTGATCCATAACACTGCTTAGGCCCTTTGCTTGTAAACAGACCTCTCCCTTTGTGTTCTCAtcattcaaaatatttgcaaggACTTCTTTGATAGTAGTATACCCTTTTTGTAAGGCATTCACAGCATCATGATGAGCAGACCAACGTGTATCAGCTAACCTTTTTAATGTTGGTATACCACATGTTTTGAAACGGTTTGTTAGAAGATTCCACCGATAAGTTGATgcagaaaaaaaacaatataattgCTGAACAAAATTAAAGAATGAAACTGCAACTGGACAGCTGTTTACTGCATTTTGTCCTACAAGGTTTAGTGAATGTGCACAACAAGGAATGTATTCAGCCAGTGGATTTTTTTCCCGAATTAGGGCCTGCATACCATTATATTTGCCACTCATATTCGATGCATTATCATATGACTGGCCCCTGCAGTCTTTGATGGAAATACCCTTTTCTTCCAGAAATTGAAGAACCGTGTTTGCTAGTTCCATACCAGTATGTCCAGATATTGGGATAAATTTAGTAAAACGCTCCACTGGACCAGTGGCAAGTACATATCGAAATATAATGGTCAGTTGATCAGAATGTGCAATGTCAGGGGTGGAATCAACAGAAATTGAATAATATTTGGCTTGTTTCATTTCATTTACAATCTGCTGTAGCAATTGCTGACCAATCAACTCAATAAACTCATCACATATTGTTGATGACAGGTACGATATGTGACCTCTTCCCTTGTTGCCATGCTTTTGAATATGTTCCGAAAGGAATGGATCATATTCCGCTAACAGCTCAAGACAGCCCAAATAATTCCCGTTGTGTACTGAGCCAATAACTTCATTACTTCCTCGAAAAGACAGACCTCGTGATGAAAGGAGCTTTATAACGCTCAGGATACGGCAAAGTATTTTGTGCCAATATTTTTTCTGATTCTCAAACTGGTTGACAAGATCTTTGTCTATGCGTTGTCCAGAAGTTTTTCTCCTGATAAGGGCTTCAATTGCTTTTCCATGAGAAGCACTATTTTCATGCCTGCTTAAATCTCTTGTGGCATGTCGCCAATCTGAATAACCAGTTGAAGTCAAATGTGTTGTTTCGTCTTTCGAAAAGAGTTTGCAAAGAGCACAAAAAACCTTGCCAGTTTTCGGAGAATAACACAGCCAGCCACGCCTAACTTTTTCGCCATTCAACTGTTCTCGGAAAAACAAAGATTTTGTACAGTGCCTTGTAAAAGTTTCACCTGGACATATCTTTTCTGAGGCACGAAAATCACTGTCCATATGTTGACAGATGGTAaccccattttcacagaaatatTCTCTCAAGGCATCACAAATATTCCAATCTCCAATGTCATTTgaatatatttcttcttgccgttTTGTTATATTTTCATAGTCCACCTCAGTGGATCCACCTGTTGCACTAGATATACTGACCGCAATTGTACTGGTTGAAATTGAAGCGGAAGCATGTATATCAGTTACACTGCTTGTTCCAGATGTTCTTTTTCCACAAAAATCTGTAATTCTTTTAGTTTTAGACAAGATTTTTTGCATTTGTTTTTCTTCCTCTTTTCTAGCTTTCAGCTTCTCCCAACCACTACGTTGTTTTTTCATccttgggtgtaaaaaaaaaaggatggtcaaatacagtactttctttaggagtttttttttttttttaaccgctcgTTTATTAGTGCAATTATCTTGAGTTCTCCTAGGCCCACGCAGAGGACACATTGATCGACTGTGGTACGATCCAGACGCCAACTGTGGTACGATCCAGACGCCGACTGTGGTACGATCCAGACGCCGACTGTGGTACGATCCAGACGCCGACTGTGGTACGATCCAGACGCCGACTGTGGTACGATCCAGACGCCGACTGTGGTACGATCCAGACGCCGACTGTGGTACGATCCAGACGCCGACTGTGGTACGATCCAGACGCCGACTGTGGTACGATCCAGACGCCGACTGTGGTACGATCCAGACGCCGACTGTGGTACGATCCAGACGCCGACTGTGGTACGATCCAGACGCCGACTGTGGTACGATCCAGACGCCGACTGTGGTACGATCCAGACGCCGACTGTGGTACGATCCAGACGCCGACTGTGGTACGATCCAGA is a genomic window of Bufo bufo chromosome 1, aBufBuf1.1, whole genome shotgun sequence containing:
- the LOC120986701 gene encoding uncharacterized protein LOC120986701, encoding MDSDFRASEKICPGETFTRHCTKSLFFREQLNGEKVRRGWLCYSPKTGKVFCALCKLFSKDETTHLTSTGYSDWRHATRDLSRHENSASHGKAIEALIRRKTSGQRIDKDLVNQFENQKKYWHKILCRILSVIKLLSSRGLSFRGSNEVIGSVHNGNYLGCLELLAEYDPFLSEHIQKHGNKGRGHISYLSSTICDEFIELIGQQLLQQIVNEMKQAKYYSISVDSTPDIAHSDQLTIIFRYVLATGPVERFTKFIPISGHTGMELANTVLQFLEEKGISIKDCRGQSYDNASNMSGKYNGMQALIREKNPLAEYIPCCAHSLNLVGQNAVNSCPVAVSFFNFVQQLYCFFSASTYRWNLLTNRFKTCGIPTLKRLADTRWSAHHDAVNALQKGYTTIKEVLANILNDENTKGEVCLQAKGLSSVMDQLETGIMIEIWSVILPRFHRTSQSLQDGKLDLHTATGMLNSLKDFVQSLRSKFSEFEQQGKDITCCDEYQLQRGRKIKRNKKWDYGDAEDADADMTPSEKFKVNTFYLIIDQLTESLRHRQAAYSVIQERFGLLLEMCTLATDGLCSKARTLVTQYPEDLDPLFADEIVQFASLFKIYQSSSAKKVINESQELQMYKFLVTQSLVGAFPNTHVTLRMYLCLMVSNCSGERSFSTLKRVKNELRSSMGQERLNALSLLCIENGLLNELNLDTTIEEFASKKARKANV